In one window of Sinorhizobium chiapasense DNA:
- a CDS encoding glycoside hydrolase, whose amino-acid sequence MSASRLWAGAVTVALSGWLALVRPAYPDEAPAARIGINRVNLGWQSHGEQERILKDIAASGATDVRLSLSRPVDKSIEALAIASRLGLGILLEIQLANKSYYPESVSPRTGFGRIWDIHRLSDLDLDRYRKGLREALQRIDALGIRLEAIEPGNEINYAGYNGDLAVYRRKGPPTARGIADVKDRLAFERGLDKYVRVLEISRDEVRATLHSHNAAIISAGLSDMSAEEADKRGMERLDPRVFVAALRQHGVDSLVDAYGVHLYPGRKTPAVLAAHVKTLLDFCRPADQGKPCWVTEWGIANTARSCPIDDRAREGAVRAMRTTLGELMAGGRLAAAYYYDWDTEPAYSLWRCGKLSPAGAAAIRPAEIEGARAR is encoded by the coding sequence ATGTCGGCCTCTAGGCTGTGGGCAGGAGCGGTGACCGTCGCCTTGAGCGGGTGGCTTGCGCTCGTACGGCCCGCCTATCCCGATGAGGCTCCGGCTGCGCGCATCGGGATAAACCGAGTAAACCTCGGATGGCAGTCCCATGGCGAGCAGGAAAGGATACTCAAGGATATCGCTGCGAGCGGAGCGACCGACGTACGCCTCTCTCTGTCGCGACCGGTAGACAAGAGCATCGAGGCGCTGGCGATCGCAAGTCGGCTCGGGCTCGGGATCCTTCTCGAAATCCAGCTTGCGAACAAGAGCTACTATCCCGAGAGCGTCTCCCCGCGCACAGGCTTCGGCCGCATATGGGACATCCATCGGCTCTCCGATCTCGACCTCGATCGGTATCGCAAGGGCTTGCGCGAGGCACTTCAACGCATCGACGCGCTCGGCATTCGCCTCGAAGCGATCGAACCCGGAAACGAGATCAATTATGCCGGCTACAACGGGGACCTTGCCGTCTACCGGAGGAAGGGACCCCCGACGGCGCGCGGTATCGCCGATGTTAAGGACCGGCTGGCGTTCGAGCGGGGTCTGGACAAATACGTCCGTGTCCTCGAGATCAGCCGCGACGAAGTGCGCGCCACCTTGCACAGCCACAACGCAGCCATTATTTCCGCCGGCCTTTCCGACATGAGCGCCGAGGAGGCCGACAAACGCGGAATGGAACGGCTCGATCCGCGCGTGTTCGTCGCGGCTCTTCGCCAGCATGGTGTCGACAGTCTCGTCGATGCCTATGGCGTCCACCTCTATCCTGGGCGCAAGACGCCGGCAGTATTGGCTGCCCATGTAAAGACCCTTCTCGACTTCTGCCGACCTGCCGATCAGGGCAAGCCGTGCTGGGTGACGGAATGGGGCATTGCCAATACCGCACGTTCCTGCCCCATCGACGATCGGGCGCGAGAGGGGGCGGTGCGTGCCATGCGCACAACCCTCGGCGAACTGATGGCGGGAGGGCGACTGGCGGCAGCGTATTACTACGATTGGGACACTGAACCGGCCTACAGCCTCTGGCGCTGCGGCAAGTTGAGCCCCGCCGGTGCTGCAGCGATCCGACCGGCCGAAATCGAAGGGGCGCGGGCGAGATGA
- a CDS encoding glycosyltransferase codes for MSGSRDVSDLIAVAMPLYGHAALVLEAIESVLASTVSECRIAVVVSVDGDPRQETFDQLLLYAAAHPAVHVLFGANAGPGGARNRAIDYVLENLPEARAVYFLDADNRVLPGTIETLYRELASSGCGWVYTNIDTFSVSWRAHYGNRYSRLVHCITDNICDTGSMISIDVFRAGVRFNDDRQNGFEDWEFWLSCIEHGFVGTPCHDTTFEYRLRAESRFKEANRDRAASVSFLRKRHRALFQRPMLVDFEHEECPRYLFARTEDAAISFFTDPTKTPHKLRLDDIIPAFWASVGEPDNVHFPPFLIAGSGATLDLLLRSRMLPNVLAHLERLSERANVVFVQLGNDAAQRKIEPVFHEAGAHVGHADLIFLPTSLVRDVIQNNALDWFASIGHQQVWPTSAVLKVRFPFPRTLPRRSLITPQQVMINCVNAIATSPLRRTAGRRWTWRPARLVPYAELHKALRHELGGSPVLPLGHSEGGKRTAALLVPNASFGGAEKVVYAAARELKANGYETHLFVLGTSRMDVIDEFDASFDYIHFWDQGIPAWGGSGSFLGQDFIAEGHDVDWAALKGQLSGFDLIINNHVMAVHPLIARLRSEGTRTACYLHVVDNTGFKRPAGQPFAAIAHEHCYDAFLTCSEQLKIYLHSFGVPHEKTFAVPNGASFSVPPKILAEVLSVRRIERKDDRLRVLYMGRLDQQKGIDRLAAAIAELRASRVPFDARAIGGEILADATVSWTDRLKDLSVDVRPPVFASKDLIKALGWADVLLMPSRWEGAPLMIAEAQQLGCVPIATAVGAVDELITDGEDGILIDAAADPQVVRDMAKVIAEVAHNREKLAPLMEGCLRTAARRSWASSFSEFLGWCDRSVNNSSLSRATVIRGRETSNPGFAAAG; via the coding sequence ATGTCCGGCAGTAGGGACGTTTCGGACCTCATCGCAGTCGCCATGCCGCTCTACGGCCACGCGGCGCTCGTCCTGGAGGCGATCGAATCGGTGCTCGCATCGACGGTTTCCGAATGCAGGATTGCGGTGGTCGTGTCGGTCGACGGCGATCCTCGGCAGGAGACCTTCGACCAGTTGCTCCTCTATGCTGCGGCGCATCCGGCGGTTCATGTCCTATTCGGAGCGAATGCCGGGCCGGGCGGAGCGCGCAACCGCGCGATCGACTATGTGCTCGAAAACCTGCCGGAGGCACGAGCCGTCTACTTCCTCGATGCCGATAACCGCGTCCTGCCGGGCACGATCGAAACCCTCTACCGTGAGCTCGCCTCGAGCGGCTGTGGCTGGGTCTACACCAATATCGACACGTTCTCGGTGAGCTGGCGGGCCCACTACGGCAACCGCTACTCGCGGCTTGTCCACTGCATTACCGACAATATCTGCGACACGGGCTCGATGATCTCGATCGACGTATTCCGTGCTGGTGTCCGCTTCAACGACGACAGGCAGAACGGTTTCGAAGACTGGGAGTTCTGGCTGTCCTGCATCGAGCATGGATTTGTCGGAACGCCGTGCCACGACACAACGTTCGAATACCGGCTGCGCGCGGAAAGCCGCTTCAAGGAAGCCAACCGCGACCGTGCCGCCTCGGTGAGCTTCCTGAGAAAACGCCATAGGGCACTGTTCCAGCGTCCGATGCTCGTTGATTTCGAACATGAGGAATGCCCGCGCTATCTCTTCGCGCGGACGGAAGATGCCGCGATCTCCTTCTTCACCGATCCGACAAAGACACCTCACAAGCTTCGTCTCGACGATATCATCCCGGCCTTCTGGGCGAGCGTCGGGGAGCCGGATAACGTTCATTTCCCGCCGTTCCTGATCGCCGGAAGCGGCGCCACCCTCGACCTCCTGCTGCGCTCGCGCATGCTGCCGAACGTGCTTGCGCATCTGGAGCGCTTGAGCGAGAGGGCCAATGTGGTCTTCGTCCAACTCGGCAACGATGCCGCGCAACGCAAGATCGAGCCGGTCTTCCATGAGGCTGGGGCGCATGTAGGGCACGCCGATCTCATTTTCCTGCCGACCTCGCTCGTCCGGGACGTGATCCAGAACAATGCGCTCGACTGGTTCGCCTCGATCGGCCACCAGCAGGTATGGCCCACATCGGCGGTCCTGAAGGTACGCTTTCCCTTCCCGAGAACCTTGCCGCGCCGTTCGCTGATCACGCCCCAGCAGGTGATGATCAACTGCGTCAACGCCATCGCGACCAGCCCGCTGCGCCGCACGGCCGGCCGCCGCTGGACCTGGCGCCCGGCGCGGCTCGTGCCCTATGCGGAACTCCACAAGGCGCTTCGCCACGAGCTCGGCGGCTCGCCCGTCCTGCCGCTCGGGCATAGCGAGGGAGGCAAGCGTACGGCGGCGCTGCTCGTTCCGAACGCATCGTTCGGCGGCGCCGAGAAAGTCGTCTATGCGGCGGCGCGTGAATTGAAGGCAAACGGCTACGAGACCCACCTGTTCGTGCTTGGCACCTCCAGGATGGACGTGATCGACGAGTTCGACGCGAGCTTCGACTACATACACTTCTGGGACCAGGGCATTCCCGCCTGGGGCGGTTCCGGTTCGTTCCTGGGGCAGGACTTCATAGCCGAGGGCCATGATGTCGATTGGGCGGCGCTAAAAGGTCAGCTTTCCGGTTTCGACCTCATAATCAACAATCATGTGATGGCGGTGCACCCGCTCATCGCGCGCCTGCGATCCGAAGGAACCCGTACGGCATGCTATCTTCACGTCGTCGACAATACGGGGTTCAAAAGGCCTGCTGGACAACCGTTCGCCGCAATCGCCCATGAACATTGCTATGACGCGTTCCTGACCTGCTCGGAACAGCTCAAAATCTATCTGCATAGCTTCGGCGTCCCGCACGAAAAGACCTTTGCGGTGCCTAACGGCGCGAGCTTCTCCGTACCGCCCAAAATATTGGCCGAGGTCCTGTCGGTCAGGCGGATAGAGCGCAAGGACGACCGGCTCCGGGTCCTCTACATGGGCCGGCTCGACCAGCAGAAGGGCATCGACCGCCTGGCTGCCGCGATCGCGGAGCTCAGGGCCTCGCGTGTGCCTTTCGACGCCCGGGCGATTGGTGGCGAGATCCTCGCGGACGCGACCGTATCGTGGACGGATCGGCTGAAGGACCTTAGTGTTGACGTGCGCCCGCCGGTCTTTGCGAGCAAGGATCTCATCAAGGCACTGGGTTGGGCGGATGTCCTCCTGATGCCATCGCGTTGGGAAGGGGCACCATTGATGATCGCCGAGGCGCAGCAGCTCGGCTGTGTTCCGATCGCTACCGCCGTCGGCGCCGTCGACGAGCTCATAACGGATGGGGAGGACGGCATCCTGATCGATGCGGCCGCCGATCCACAGGTGGTGCGGGACATGGCGAAAGTCATTGCCGAGGTGGCTCACAATCGCGAGAAACTCGCGCCTCTCATGGAGGGGTGCCTGAGAACCGCTGCACGTCGCTCGTGGGCATCCTCATTTTCCGAGTTCCTCGGTTGGTGCGACCGCTCCGTGAACAATTCATCCCTCTCGCGCGCGACGGTCATTCGCGGGCGCGAGACGTCCAATCCCGGGTTTGCGGCGGCGGGCTGA
- a CDS encoding MarR family transcriptional regulator: MNHKIHYPFANFADTVAVLPASDTMRKTPDNPESDRDADGPLITYFELARVMERASRRFSGLLRTELSKIGVDDIGPAQAMVLLAIGEAELSVGELLDRGYYMGSNISYYLKQLGDGDYIDRIASQRDKRSARIRLSEKGRKLCAGLREAAKSYERALTHGEQDRRNLETAFQTLHRLELVWGNAARYGI, translated from the coding sequence ATGAATCATAAGATTCACTATCCGTTTGCAAACTTCGCAGACACAGTGGCAGTCCTGCCCGCCAGTGACACGATGAGGAAGACGCCCGACAACCCTGAGAGTGACCGCGACGCAGACGGTCCTCTGATCACCTATTTTGAGCTGGCTCGGGTCATGGAGCGAGCCAGCCGACGGTTTTCCGGCCTGTTGCGCACGGAACTCTCCAAGATCGGTGTCGACGACATCGGGCCCGCGCAGGCGATGGTACTTCTGGCCATCGGAGAGGCGGAGCTCTCGGTGGGGGAACTCCTGGACCGCGGCTACTATATGGGCTCCAACATCTCCTATTATCTGAAGCAGCTCGGCGATGGCGATTACATCGACCGAATCGCTTCGCAGCGCGACAAGCGGTCGGCCCGCATCCGGCTTTCGGAAAAAGGCAGAAAGCTCTGCGCCGGCCTGCGCGAAGCAGCGAAATCCTATGAACGCGCCCTTACCCATGGCGAACAGGACCGGCGGAACCTCGAGACGGCTTTCCAAACCCTGCACCGTCTCGAATTGGTCTGGGGCAATGCCGCCCGTTACGGCATTTGA
- a CDS encoding polysaccharide pyruvyl transferase family protein codes for MRPRILVTGIPGHYTRLANGAHGLSVSYSERQKQPETKEEFLQELRNISNTGNYLIGEGALRAIAPHAKQVPFWHLYNCSKNGLGLEEFNANFDICVFTCANLLRKGLSADAEAEVLSKLKMPIVMLGIGLQNRRDLENSLPEGTKRLLDVLKEREHYFLTRGFETAGFLKDQGFSYVQPTGCPSVYFMPHNMRASLKKLPHVNVGKARTIFSGYLGANHDTIVDAQALAPESSRPQYVIQDEFLHFDMKVEANGDGRVYDSASGSMLGELSYPGTDRLKTAFDIRTFFDTNQWRAWASSMDFNFGRRFHGSIIAMQAGVPSLMVAVDDRMREMLGYTGLPAVDATDVDKAENRAEFVADHLAGLNASELTDRYSDRERTFRSALREIGIGQ; via the coding sequence ATGCGTCCAAGAATCCTCGTGACGGGAATTCCTGGTCACTACACGCGCCTTGCCAACGGCGCTCACGGCCTGTCGGTGTCCTATTCGGAGCGGCAGAAACAGCCGGAGACGAAAGAGGAGTTTCTTCAGGAGCTTCGCAATATCAGCAACACCGGTAACTACCTGATCGGCGAAGGGGCGCTCCGCGCGATCGCGCCGCATGCGAAGCAGGTGCCGTTCTGGCATCTTTACAACTGCAGCAAGAATGGTCTTGGTTTGGAAGAGTTCAACGCCAATTTCGACATCTGCGTGTTCACTTGCGCGAACCTCCTGCGCAAGGGCCTCTCCGCCGACGCGGAAGCCGAAGTGTTGAGCAAACTGAAGATGCCGATCGTCATGCTCGGGATAGGTCTTCAGAACCGCCGGGATCTCGAGAACAGCCTGCCTGAGGGTACGAAGCGGCTCCTGGACGTCCTCAAGGAGCGGGAGCACTATTTCCTCACGCGCGGGTTCGAGACCGCAGGCTTCCTGAAGGACCAGGGGTTTTCCTACGTCCAGCCGACGGGTTGCCCGTCCGTCTACTTCATGCCACACAACATGCGTGCGTCGCTGAAGAAGCTGCCGCATGTGAACGTCGGCAAGGCGCGGACGATCTTCTCCGGCTATCTCGGCGCCAATCATGACACGATCGTCGATGCCCAAGCTCTGGCGCCCGAGAGCTCGCGCCCCCAATACGTGATCCAGGACGAGTTCCTGCACTTCGACATGAAGGTGGAGGCGAATGGCGACGGGCGCGTCTATGATTCCGCTTCGGGTTCGATGCTCGGCGAGCTCAGCTATCCGGGCACGGACCGGCTGAAGACGGCCTTCGACATCCGTACCTTCTTCGATACGAACCAGTGGCGTGCCTGGGCTTCGTCCATGGACTTCAATTTCGGGCGGCGCTTCCACGGCTCGATCATCGCCATGCAGGCGGGCGTGCCAAGCCTGATGGTGGCGGTGGACGATCGGATGCGCGAAATGCTCGGCTATACCGGCCTACCCGCCGTGGATGCCACTGATGTGGACAAGGCGGAAAACCGGGCCGAGTTCGTTGCCGATCACCTGGCCGGGCTCAACGCATCCGAACTCACCGACAGATATTCCGATCGCGAGCGCACCTTCCGCTCGGCGCTACGCGAAATCGGCATCGGGCAATAA
- a CDS encoding glycosyltransferase family 4 protein, translated as MHVAFVHRRGFGQFAALAHHLVQAGSEVTLVTETVDQRIPSVRVVRHRAEPGPRAYPQMARHLSAPDHHVRIGHRVAETFDAMARLGQIPDVILGHTGWGSMMFVKDVLPRVPALGYCEFFYRAEGADVGFAPDNEPDSETRKRLRLRNIAQLLSLEAIEGGISPTNWQRSLYPPDAQQRITVCHEGIDTRRFRPDPAASLRLPDGRVLKAGDPVITFVARDLEPYRGFPQALEAAATVVRRHPDALFVFVGGDGVSYGAPPPGGGSWKDHLFASLDVPRDRFIFPGVVAHSTLRQLFQVSAAHLYLTYPFVLSWSVLEAMACGALIIGSDTPPVQEVMRSGRNGLLVPFFDTGALADVILDVLERPDNFRVMRAAARRTVEQRFRLDDCLARQMTLIGNVTTQRTISSSKATSVNVASSFEV; from the coding sequence ATGCATGTAGCATTTGTGCACCGGCGCGGCTTTGGCCAGTTCGCGGCCCTCGCTCACCATCTCGTGCAGGCGGGGAGCGAAGTGACCCTCGTGACCGAAACTGTGGATCAACGGATCCCTTCGGTCCGGGTGGTCCGGCATCGCGCGGAACCGGGTCCGCGGGCATATCCGCAAATGGCGCGGCACCTCAGCGCGCCCGACCACCATGTGCGGATCGGCCATCGGGTCGCGGAGACCTTCGACGCGATGGCACGCCTCGGCCAGATCCCCGACGTTATTCTGGGCCACACAGGCTGGGGCAGTATGATGTTCGTGAAGGATGTGCTGCCACGTGTACCCGCACTTGGATATTGCGAGTTCTTTTATCGTGCCGAAGGGGCGGATGTCGGCTTTGCGCCGGATAACGAGCCCGATTCGGAGACCCGCAAGCGATTGCGTCTGCGTAACATCGCGCAGCTCCTGTCGCTGGAGGCGATCGAGGGCGGCATCAGCCCGACCAATTGGCAGAGAAGCCTTTATCCGCCCGACGCACAGCAACGCATTACGGTCTGTCACGAGGGGATAGACACGCGACGCTTTCGTCCCGATCCTGCAGCTTCGCTGAGGCTTCCTGACGGGCGCGTGCTGAAAGCCGGTGACCCGGTCATCACCTTTGTCGCCCGCGATCTTGAGCCTTATCGGGGTTTTCCACAGGCGCTCGAGGCGGCCGCGACAGTCGTCCGGCGGCATCCGGACGCGCTGTTCGTCTTTGTCGGCGGCGATGGCGTGAGTTATGGAGCGCCACCTCCCGGCGGAGGATCGTGGAAGGATCACCTTTTCGCGTCACTGGATGTCCCACGCGACAGGTTTATTTTCCCGGGCGTCGTGGCGCATTCCACGCTTCGCCAGCTTTTCCAGGTCTCAGCAGCTCACCTCTACCTGACCTATCCCTTCGTCCTGTCTTGGTCGGTCCTCGAGGCAATGGCTTGCGGCGCGCTCATCATCGGATCGGACACACCCCCCGTGCAAGAGGTCATGCGCTCGGGTCGCAACGGTCTTCTCGTACCCTTCTTCGATACCGGTGCACTTGCCGATGTCATTCTCGACGTGCTGGAGCGCCCGGACAATTTCCGGGTAATGCGTGCCGCCGCGCGTAGAACGGTCGAACAGAGGTTCCGGCTAGACGATTGTCTTGCGCGGCAAATGACATTGATCGGAAACGTGACCACGCAGCGGACGATTTCTTCGTCTAAGGCGACAAGTGTAAATGTTGCTTCAAGTTTTGAAGTATAA
- a CDS encoding polysaccharide pyruvyl transferase family protein, whose product MRVLLTGIPSYLQRTVAGVSGSEVRHKPYFDEVRTKKDLIDQVRKIANTGNYLIGEGAAHALRGHDVTYVPFWHLANSRNSDDVYEHFNEEFDICVFASANLLRPGYSADLEAEVFEKLKMPVVVMGIGIQRREGLKEKLPAGTLRFLEVLKKKESFFLTRGYFTAEFLREQGMKSVRPTGCPSLFFAPNEMKRSLTALANPELAAAQKIAFGGYLGSVADTIVDAHALLKPDSLASYVVQDEVVAYNLSLPGEDDAPVYDRASGRITGQTEYKHSEKWQRKHELLVFFDTNHWRSWVSSRDLCFGRRFHGCIIGMQAGVPSLMIAVDDRMREMLEFIGFPYMEAAIWNREADRKTYLANFLSKIDSQAVIDRYSACEANFRTALAHVGL is encoded by the coding sequence ATGCGTGTCTTGCTTACAGGAATCCCTTCATATCTGCAGCGTACCGTAGCGGGCGTATCCGGGTCGGAGGTCCGTCATAAGCCCTATTTCGATGAGGTCAGGACAAAGAAAGACCTCATCGACCAGGTGCGCAAGATCGCCAATACGGGCAACTATCTGATCGGAGAAGGTGCCGCCCACGCCCTGCGTGGACATGACGTCACCTATGTGCCGTTCTGGCATCTCGCCAACAGCCGCAACTCGGACGATGTCTACGAGCACTTCAACGAGGAGTTCGACATCTGTGTCTTCGCCTCGGCCAATCTGCTGCGGCCCGGTTACTCCGCGGATCTCGAAGCGGAGGTGTTCGAAAAGCTGAAGATGCCCGTGGTGGTGATGGGTATCGGCATACAGCGCCGAGAGGGGCTCAAGGAAAAACTGCCGGCCGGCACCCTCAGATTCCTGGAAGTGCTTAAAAAGAAAGAGAGCTTCTTCCTGACACGCGGTTATTTCACCGCCGAATTCCTCAGGGAACAAGGCATGAAGTCCGTAAGGCCGACGGGCTGCCCGTCGCTTTTCTTTGCCCCGAACGAGATGAAGCGCTCACTCACCGCTCTTGCCAATCCGGAGTTGGCCGCGGCCCAGAAAATCGCCTTCGGTGGCTATCTCGGCAGCGTCGCCGATACGATCGTCGATGCGCACGCGCTCCTGAAACCCGACAGCTTGGCAAGCTACGTCGTCCAGGACGAAGTGGTTGCCTATAACCTCTCCCTGCCCGGCGAGGACGATGCGCCTGTCTACGACCGGGCAAGTGGACGCATCACCGGGCAGACCGAATATAAGCATTCCGAGAAGTGGCAGAGGAAGCACGAGCTGCTGGTCTTCTTCGACACGAACCATTGGCGAAGCTGGGTCAGCTCCCGCGATCTCTGCTTCGGCCGCCGGTTCCACGGCTGCATCATCGGCATGCAGGCAGGGGTGCCCTCGCTCATGATCGCGGTCGATGATCGCATGCGGGAGATGCTGGAGTTCATCGGCTTCCCCTATATGGAGGCCGCGATCTGGAACCGCGAGGCGGACAGGAAGACCTATCTCGCGAATTTCCTTTCCAAGATCGACTCGCAGGCCGTCATTGACCGGTACTCGGCTTGTGAAGCCAACTTCCGCACCGCTCTGGCCCATGTCGGCCTCTAG
- a CDS encoding DUF6212 domain-containing protein — translation MSAGVRQTPAKHRLVVASNRDRADVEGSDIEHLVHFLETGTQSQSPLQNAFPLIALAFSNEGEAELSEGLAALRTLGTIPEIPLQRVDATSREESLALVRALVEGGVGRLARFAASVTSELAILRREREALLENYRALEDAFQARNWEPVTEIFAHDPYVDPKDEGIGQLLATGHVEQLLPVSSHGVAGVALHLHSVPKDGGELVVMLGYVESGEGVAEWTVPYAQVAAGWNFFALPRACGGGARTLRLRVSTTGTEMVGLSLGYPIASERYTARSDAAHADLDLRPLAFRVFTGLAGVRPARMPNMIAPTALLEGHFIEDYRLAVELLSQIVDVSVTPVVPEFQTVRFLEHEHAVVCHPLPSGISAGTIGRAVEPGTISFSASAVIDHPQGAPAAVSFLLAPTNSNARSEVAELARKGAAKPSAFFSGWREVTAQQAININFQLDKPVREPMDLMILSRAVTDTVDFSWLKVSGFRLVKQSAGASHVRQ, via the coding sequence ATGTCTGCTGGCGTGAGGCAAACGCCGGCTAAGCACAGGTTGGTTGTGGCATCCAATCGGGACCGGGCGGATGTTGAAGGCAGCGACATCGAGCACCTGGTCCATTTCCTGGAGACGGGTACGCAATCCCAATCTCCTCTGCAAAACGCATTCCCGCTGATTGCGCTCGCCTTCTCGAATGAGGGGGAAGCCGAGCTGAGTGAAGGACTTGCGGCGCTCCGCACCCTGGGAACGATTCCTGAAATACCTCTTCAACGAGTTGATGCGACGAGCAGGGAGGAGAGCCTGGCGCTCGTTCGTGCGCTGGTGGAAGGCGGAGTGGGGCGGCTTGCCCGCTTCGCGGCCTCGGTAACGTCCGAGCTCGCCATTCTCAGGCGGGAGCGCGAAGCGCTGCTTGAGAACTACCGCGCGCTCGAGGACGCATTCCAGGCTCGCAACTGGGAACCGGTGACCGAGATCTTCGCGCACGATCCTTACGTCGATCCGAAGGACGAGGGCATCGGGCAGCTGCTTGCAACCGGGCATGTCGAGCAACTCCTGCCGGTCTCCAGCCATGGCGTGGCGGGCGTCGCGCTGCACCTCCACTCTGTCCCAAAGGATGGCGGTGAACTGGTCGTGATGCTCGGCTATGTCGAGAGCGGGGAGGGCGTGGCCGAATGGACAGTGCCTTACGCACAGGTCGCCGCAGGCTGGAATTTCTTCGCGCTGCCGCGGGCCTGCGGAGGCGGGGCAAGGACGCTGCGGCTCAGGGTCTCCACAACGGGTACGGAAATGGTAGGGCTCTCGCTCGGCTATCCGATCGCGAGCGAGCGCTATACCGCCCGCTCCGACGCCGCGCACGCCGATCTCGACCTCAGGCCCCTTGCATTCCGGGTGTTTACGGGGCTGGCCGGCGTCAGGCCGGCGCGCATGCCCAACATGATCGCTCCGACCGCCTTGCTCGAAGGGCATTTCATCGAAGACTATCGTCTGGCGGTCGAGCTCCTGAGCCAGATTGTCGATGTGTCCGTTACGCCGGTCGTTCCGGAGTTTCAGACCGTCCGCTTCCTCGAACACGAGCATGCCGTGGTGTGTCATCCGCTGCCGAGCGGGATTTCGGCCGGCACCATCGGTCGCGCCGTCGAGCCTGGCACGATTTCCTTCTCCGCGAGCGCCGTCATCGACCACCCGCAGGGCGCACCCGCGGCCGTGAGCTTTCTGCTCGCGCCGACCAATTCGAATGCGCGATCGGAGGTGGCGGAGCTGGCGCGCAAGGGGGCCGCCAAGCCTTCGGCATTCTTCAGCGGTTGGCGTGAAGTTACCGCCCAGCAGGCGATCAACATCAACTTTCAGCTGGATAAACCGGTGCGCGAGCCCATGGATCTCATGATCCTCAGTCGCGCGGTAACGGACACGGTCGATTTTTCGTGGCTCAAGGTGTCCGGCTTCCGGTTGGTCAAGCAGTCCGCAGGGGCGTCACATGTCCGGCAGTAG